In the Halococcus agarilyticus genome, CATGGCGTAGTCGAGATGACCGCCCGGATCGTTCTGCGCAAGGGCGGTCAGGTAGCCCATACCGTCGACCAGAAATTCCGTTTCTGAGAGGTCGTGGTGCTCTTTCAACTCGGAAAGGAACGCGCTGGCGGGCCACATGACCCGCCAGCGCGAGACCCGCACGCCGAGCAACAGCTTCGAATTCACGTCGATCGCGGCGTACACCCAGCACTGTTCGCGACCGATCTGGATCGCGGTCTCGTCGACCGCGACCCGCGACGGATTCGCTGTCCTCAGAAATCAATGATTTCTGATTGGCTGCACGAGAGCTTCGCTCTCGTGAACGTCGGCGAGTCGGGAGTCTTCTCCCCAACACGGTGAACCCACTGAAACACCGTTTGATACGAGCGGGAGACGCCGAAGCTTTCGAGCGCTCTGAAGGCGCTTGCGGTGCTCTCGTCGTCCCAACACTCAAAAGAAAGCGTCTCTACGCTCTTTGTGAGCAGTTCTTAAAGGTTCATCCACCACCACCGAGAACTGATCACTCTTTGACTAGCACTACTTCTGGGGTTTAATCGCCAGACTGACTTCCCCGACAGAGATATCCGGTAAATGAAAGGCCTTGTCCACAACCAACTCGAAGCTCCGCGGTTTCTCACGGAGTACCAGCCGTCGTTCACAACCAGATCGGACGGTTCTTCCTGGCCGAACTGGCAGCAGACGTGGCGTCATGCAACGCGGTATTTCCGCGGACTCACTCGCCCAGGAACCAACAAATCAGTAGCAGGTATCGCCAGTATGGTCGATATCAAACAGGAGAAACTGGAGCGGTTTGTCCCGCGAGAACCCGTGGGACTACGAGAACGTCGAGCAGGACCTTCGCACGAACGCGCCAGAGGCGGCTCCTTGAGCCGCCTCGGCGCTCATCCTCGACAGCATGGGCATCCCGAACAGGGTGACGAGAGCGTCGGCGTCGGCCGCCATTGATGCGGTGCCACCGGCAAGATGAATAACTGCCAAACCACGACCAATCACACTCTCGCCAATCCTGGCGACCGACGCAATGCTGATCAAGTCAGTTGGCCGCTCGGTATGCGACTGTTTCTTTCACGCAAATGGGTGAGTGATACTCCATCCGTTTACGACTCGGAGCATCAACAGCAACAGTACGCTGAACGGCGCGAAAAAGCCGCTCTCCCTGACGATATCAGTTACCAATCAAAACACGATATCGCCGCAGAGCTGGTCGAAGCATCGACGAAGCCCATGTTCTTGGGTGGTGATCTGTGCTACTAAAAAATATCGACTATCGAGGCATCGAGGACTGATTCTCGACCATCGAATCAGGTGCCTGGATCGATAAACCGCGCTTCAGACAGTTTTCACACCAACATTTTCTGTCGAATACGTGTGCCCATCGTCCCGCGTAGCTATCTTTCCTGGACCTGTTGTGGGGTGTATAGTAGTATTCGCCGGCTTGTTCTCGACTAGCGAATTTCCGTCTTCCTATCGACAGTGGAGACAGTCTCCTGAGGTGGTCCGGACGAGAGTTCCTCGAAATAACACATGTATCAGTGTTACAAGAGTGATGAGCCTACACACTATGTTGACAGAAGTGAATCAATCCATTTCGAGCGATGGTGCTCAAAACCGACATAGACAGTAGTAGCTGGCCTTTTCGCATCTCCCGAACGACCCTATCGAAGAGGTCGGTCGACACGGTGTGCGAATCGGAGTCGGACAAGATCGTTCGAGTAGCGTCGACCCTCAGGAAGTGATTAGATCCCTCTTGCGTGACGTGCGCATATCAGTTACACCATGGGATTCTGTAGATCGGATGTACTCAACCGTCGGCGATTTCATGGAAACGCTATTGCGATGGTTCTGAATCGGTACTGATGGCTACACTGATGATTTGGATAGTGTGAATTTGTATCGCCCGGATATCAAACCTATAGTCCTTGAAGCGATGGATTCGATAGGAGAGAACAAAGTCTAAGTGGCTACAAATCAGTTGGTATGATATGCCAACAAATACACCACGGAAAATCGAGGCGGTTCACAAGACCTGCCGGATCATCGAAATTCTTCGAGAGCGTGGTGAAGCCGGTATCACTGAGATCTCCAAGGAGATGGACTTCTCGAAAAGTGCTGTACACGGCCACCTCGCGACGCTAAATGACGAAGGACTCGTCGTCAAAGACGGTCATACCTATCACCTCAGTCTCCGGTTTCTGGACATCGCAGAGTCAGTGAAAGCACGGATCGCGAAGCGGGATGTTGTCAGAGAGCAAGTTCGGACGCTCGCCGAAGAGACTGGTGAAGTCGTTCACTTCGGCGCAGAAGAGAACGGGCGTATCGTGTATCTCTCCAAGTCGAAGGGCAACTCTGCCGTTGAGACTGTATCCCAAATCGGCAAGCGAATGCCAATGCACTCGACATCGATGGGCAAGGCTATTCTGGCCGAGCTACCCCCGGATCGCACCAAAGCTATCCTCGAACAGTACGAGTTGACCGAACGGACGGAGAACACGATTACAGATCCGGACCAACTGCTAGATGAGTTGGACGACACGCATGAGCGGGGGTTCGCTATCGACAAGGAGGAGAACATCCCCGGCATACGCTGCATTGGGATGGCTGTTTCGGGTCCGGAAGCAAACGTGTTCGGAGCTCTCAGTGTCTCTGGTCCGTCTCAGCGTATGACTGAGGAGAGAATCAAAAACGGGCTATCAGAGAAGGTCGCACAAGCAGCCAACGTCATCGAAGTAAACTCGATGTACTCATGATCGCAATTATCCGCATTTATCCATGAACTGTGCTATCGCTCGCGATCATCAGAATACTCAGAGAGAGCTATTGTGAACCACAGCCGAACGAGGGGGCTGGAGTGTAGTTGCGGTTCCATTCGGTGGATGTAGGAACCGATCGATAGACGTATACCGCGAATCGGGGGATGCCGATCTCAATCCCTGTATATCGACGGAGACGCTCAACTGGCGCTTCCCGTCGACGAATATTCGGTTTAGAGACTGAGACGACGGATTGCAAAATCACCGTCTGACGACGATTGATGTCCATCTTGACCAATTGTCACACCTCTCCGGCTCAAAGGAAGTTTTATGTGGTTGGAACGGATCCGTCTATCCAATGCCATTAGAGGTAGATGAGGTCAAGCAGTGCCTCAGGGGCGTCGCCGTCGGCCTCTTGACCCCGTTTGATCGGAACGGTGAGATTGAGTACTGGAAAATTGAGGAGAACGCACAGACCCTCTACGAGAAGGGGGTCCGAACGTACCTCGCCGCCGCAAATATCAGCGAGTACCACTCCTTGTCGCAGGAAGAACGGGTCAACGTAACTGAAACGAGCGTCGATAGCCTTCCATCTGATGCGTGTGTGCTCGCTGGCGTCGGCGGTAGCACGAGCAATGCACAGGAACTGGTCAGGGCGTACGATCGAATTGGTGTTGACGCGATGATGATCATGCCACCTGATCACACGTACATTCACGAGGAAGGGCTGCTGGAGTACTACCGTGACCTGGCCGCCGTGACAGAGACGCCGCTCGTGCCGTACGTTCGGGGGTTCGATCCATCCGTGGAGTACCTCGTCAACCTCTCCCGACTCGATAGCGTAGCCGGGATCAAATACGCACTCGAGAATCCAGTAAAACTCGGTGCGGCCACGGCCAGAGGTGCAGATGACGTGGTGTGGGTCGATGGATTAGCCGAACCCTACGCAGTCCCCTACTGGGCGGATGGTGTCGAAGGGTTCACTGCTGGTGTGAGTAACTTCAGGCCGGAGGTCGGTCTCGCACTGTACGAGGCGCTTTCGAACGAGAATTGGTCCCGTGCCCGGGCGCTCCGCGAGATCTGCCTCCCGTATCAGTATTTCAGGGACGAGACAGGACACAAGAACACCATCGAGGGGGCGATCAGCGTTCCGGCAGTCAAGGAAGGACTCGAACTCGCCGGTATGCACGGCGGGGGTGTGCGAGAGCCAATTCGCCCACTGACCTCGGACGAGAAACAGCGAGCGGAAGCAATCTACAACCAGTTGGACGACAACATTAGTCAATTAGTATGATAATATGTCCAACAACAACAATAGAGAATCAGCTGATCCCACACAGGGTTACAGCTCATGACACAGGTCTTATCGAACAGTTTGACCGCTCTCCCGTTGCGGGGTGGACTCAGAACGAGAACACTCTCAGACGACCGGCTCAAGTTCTGTCGGCAGATCGGCGTCGAGGACATCTTTCTGGATCATCGTGATCCTCGTGGGGACGTCTTCGCTGATGAGGGGAGTCAAGACGAGGAGACTATCACCATCGACGAGGGCGTCGTCCCGTCCGTCTCGGAACTGGTTCAGGCACGGCGACGTGCAGCTGATGCGGGCCTTCGTCTCATGGGAATCCAGTCGCTCAGCTACAACGTGTACGGCAAGATCATGCTCGGAAAGGAGGGCAAAGAGCGCCAGCTTGAGACGATCAAAGAGCTCGTTCGGAACGTCGGTCAAGCTGATATCCCGATTCTCGGCTATCAGTGGAACCCGCGCGGTGTCGTCCCCATGCGTACCTCACAGACGGTCAGTCTACGGGGCGACGCGCGTGGCCGGGGGTTCGACATCGATGATC is a window encoding:
- a CDS encoding dihydrodipicolinate synthase family protein, producing MPLEVDEVKQCLRGVAVGLLTPFDRNGEIEYWKIEENAQTLYEKGVRTYLAAANISEYHSLSQEERVNVTETSVDSLPSDACVLAGVGGSTSNAQELVRAYDRIGVDAMMIMPPDHTYIHEEGLLEYYRDLAAVTETPLVPYVRGFDPSVEYLVNLSRLDSVAGIKYALENPVKLGAATARGADDVVWVDGLAEPYAVPYWADGVEGFTAGVSNFRPEVGLALYEALSNENWSRARALREICLPYQYFRDETGHKNTIEGAISVPAVKEGLELAGMHGGGVREPIRPLTSDEKQRAEAIYNQLDDNISQLV
- a CDS encoding IclR family transcriptional regulator, coding for MPTNTPRKIEAVHKTCRIIEILRERGEAGITEISKEMDFSKSAVHGHLATLNDEGLVVKDGHTYHLSLRFLDIAESVKARIAKRDVVREQVRTLAEETGEVVHFGAEENGRIVYLSKSKGNSAVETVSQIGKRMPMHSTSMGKAILAELPPDRTKAILEQYELTERTENTITDPDQLLDELDDTHERGFAIDKEENIPGIRCIGMAVSGPEANVFGALSVSGPSQRMTEERIKNGLSEKVAQAANVIEVNSMYS